The following coding sequences lie in one Labrus bergylta chromosome 5, fLabBer1.1, whole genome shotgun sequence genomic window:
- the iho1 gene encoding interactor of HORMAD1 protein 1 isoform X1, protein MCTKAVSLFYGMDKYCFVFSLIIISGWDNITHRNMATSGYSNLTDSQLFFGSQFWPENSQGASQDMSLSSRTSQQSSQEGSDPKFSCSYHTRPLLLGDLKDKSKAFGLLEKFEDDKKKAKEKYDSDHLTKEFHHIRETLSNLVSGTEKNTAVCQNTLGRFDNFASTLQNSLSSLQSNILQQFETLLDKVNSQREITTDLEEKVQKSGENTAELGSNLQSLRKSLECLREKQERERNMLEEALKLLSTLVSEHSAKPKPEEVVHSAIQTSPGPEQQMSNILLDNKLEATQLTCISNNLEHNQNNVLPQNSSCIVGKRKLTTRDRRRCKKRPLVLSQRSKHTVRDENSRPLMNCNKQKNVSLPLGERHDVNAVKNQVGLNTGCHELLNRETRSKTAGCVITPLSCWSQDSSSSLCPAGFEPILLKLSAESRSVTPEKPEGFWQLFDMDSAL, encoded by the exons ATGTGTACAAAGGCTGTCAGTCTCTTCTACGGCATGGACAAatactgttttgtgttttctttaatcaTCATATCTGGATGGGACAACATAACCCACAGGAATATGGCTACGAGCGGATACTCCAATCTTACAGACTCTCAGTTGTTCTTTGGGTCCCAGTTTTGGCCTGAGAACTCTCAAGGCGCATCTCAAGATATGAGTTTGTCTTCGAGGACCTCCCAACAAAGTTCACAAGAG GGAAGTGACCCAAAGTTTTCATGCAGTTACCACACCAGACCTCTCCTGCTTGGAGACTTAAAGGACAAAAGCAAAGCTTTTGGACTACTTGAGAAATTTGAAGATGAcaagaaaaaggcaaaagaaaaatatgacag TGATCATTTGACTAAAGAATTTCATCATATTCGAGAAACCCTAAGCAAC CTGGTTTCTGGCACAGAGAAAAATACTGCTGTGTGCCAAAACACCCTTGGAAGATTTGACAACTTTGCATCAACAT TGCAAAATAGTCTTAGTAGTCTTCAAAGTAACATTTTGCAGCAGTTTGAAACTTTGCTGGATAAAGTGAACTCCCAGAGAGAGATTACAACAGACCTGGAGGAGAAAGTACAAAAG AGTGGAGAAAATACAGCAGAACTTGGCTCAAACCTGCAAAGCTTAAGGAAAAGTCTGGAGTGTCTGAGAGAGAAGCAGGAGAGAGAACGAAATATGCTTGAAGAGGCTCTGAAGCTGCTCAGCACCTTAGTCTCAGAGCATTCAGCCAAACCCAAACCCGAAGAAGTGGTCCACAGTGCCATCCAGACATCACCAGGGCCCGAACAACAAATGTCCAATATCCTGCTGGACAACAAGCTTGAAGCCACACAGCTGACATGTATATCCAATAACCTTGAACACAACCAGAATAATGTTCTGCCTCAGAATTCCAGCTGCATTGTAGGAAAGAGGAAATTGACTACGAGAGACCGGAGGAGGTGCAAAAAGAGGCCGTTGGTGCTTTCACAGAGGAGTAAGCATACTGTCAGGGATGAAAATAGTCGGCCTTTAATGAActgtaacaaacaaaaaaatgtttctttacctCTCGGTGAGCGTCATGATGTGAACGCAGTGAAAAACCAGGTGGGCCTAAACACAGGCTGTCATGAACTGCTGAACAGGGAGACAAGATCCAAAACTGCAGGATGTGTCATCACCCCGCTCAGCTGCTGGTCTCaggacagcagcagctctctgtgCCCTGCAGGATTCGAACCAATCTTACTGAAGCTCTCAGCAGAGTCCAGGTCAGTAACCCCAGAAAAACCTGAAGGCTTCTGGCAATTGTTTGACATGGATTCAGCTTTATGA
- the iho1 gene encoding interactor of HORMAD1 protein 1 isoform X2 produces the protein MSHIRKIKEMLNIQPASRNMATSGYSNLTDSQLFFGSQFWPENSQGASQDMSLSSRTSQQSSQEGSDPKFSCSYHTRPLLLGDLKDKSKAFGLLEKFEDDKKKAKEKYDSDHLTKEFHHIRETLSNLVSGTEKNTAVCQNTLGRFDNFASTLQNSLSSLQSNILQQFETLLDKVNSQREITTDLEEKVQKSGENTAELGSNLQSLRKSLECLREKQERERNMLEEALKLLSTLVSEHSAKPKPEEVVHSAIQTSPGPEQQMSNILLDNKLEATQLTCISNNLEHNQNNVLPQNSSCIVGKRKLTTRDRRRCKKRPLVLSQRSKHTVRDENSRPLMNCNKQKNVSLPLGERHDVNAVKNQVGLNTGCHELLNRETRSKTAGCVITPLSCWSQDSSSSLCPAGFEPILLKLSAESRSVTPEKPEGFWQLFDMDSAL, from the exons ATGAGTCATatcaggaaaataaaagaaatgctCAACATCCAACCCGCAAGCAG GAATATGGCTACGAGCGGATACTCCAATCTTACAGACTCTCAGTTGTTCTTTGGGTCCCAGTTTTGGCCTGAGAACTCTCAAGGCGCATCTCAAGATATGAGTTTGTCTTCGAGGACCTCCCAACAAAGTTCACAAGAG GGAAGTGACCCAAAGTTTTCATGCAGTTACCACACCAGACCTCTCCTGCTTGGAGACTTAAAGGACAAAAGCAAAGCTTTTGGACTACTTGAGAAATTTGAAGATGAcaagaaaaaggcaaaagaaaaatatgacag TGATCATTTGACTAAAGAATTTCATCATATTCGAGAAACCCTAAGCAAC CTGGTTTCTGGCACAGAGAAAAATACTGCTGTGTGCCAAAACACCCTTGGAAGATTTGACAACTTTGCATCAACAT TGCAAAATAGTCTTAGTAGTCTTCAAAGTAACATTTTGCAGCAGTTTGAAACTTTGCTGGATAAAGTGAACTCCCAGAGAGAGATTACAACAGACCTGGAGGAGAAAGTACAAAAG AGTGGAGAAAATACAGCAGAACTTGGCTCAAACCTGCAAAGCTTAAGGAAAAGTCTGGAGTGTCTGAGAGAGAAGCAGGAGAGAGAACGAAATATGCTTGAAGAGGCTCTGAAGCTGCTCAGCACCTTAGTCTCAGAGCATTCAGCCAAACCCAAACCCGAAGAAGTGGTCCACAGTGCCATCCAGACATCACCAGGGCCCGAACAACAAATGTCCAATATCCTGCTGGACAACAAGCTTGAAGCCACACAGCTGACATGTATATCCAATAACCTTGAACACAACCAGAATAATGTTCTGCCTCAGAATTCCAGCTGCATTGTAGGAAAGAGGAAATTGACTACGAGAGACCGGAGGAGGTGCAAAAAGAGGCCGTTGGTGCTTTCACAGAGGAGTAAGCATACTGTCAGGGATGAAAATAGTCGGCCTTTAATGAActgtaacaaacaaaaaaatgtttctttacctCTCGGTGAGCGTCATGATGTGAACGCAGTGAAAAACCAGGTGGGCCTAAACACAGGCTGTCATGAACTGCTGAACAGGGAGACAAGATCCAAAACTGCAGGATGTGTCATCACCCCGCTCAGCTGCTGGTCTCaggacagcagcagctctctgtgCCCTGCAGGATTCGAACCAATCTTACTGAAGCTCTCAGCAGAGTCCAGGTCAGTAACCCCAGAAAAACCTGAAGGCTTCTGGCAATTGTTTGACATGGATTCAGCTTTATGA
- the kbtbd12 gene encoding kelch repeat and BTB domain-containing protein 12: MDLTAKHGLALLDQLRKMRETENLTDVVLVAEGISFPCHRVVLAAFSPYFRVMFTCGLRECNNREIFLRDTPAESLSLLLNYMYCSDLPLTNANVQGISIAAFLLQMDEVFTRCQLHMTENMDASNCLGVYYFARDLGAEDLADHAQHFLKQHFDKVCQNEEILELEAHQLGRLLTSDDLNVSQEETILDVVLRWAKHSTLSDREVRFLHLPELLRKVRLPLINPDYLREAMKRNTALLSNAECLEILNEALGAAGMHPTAAARKLKLRYGMETTDLLLCVGNDSDGIRSRYGNYSERSFCYAPSTGRTYYITSPRYAEALGYVCAGVVTERNDIIVAGESSARKIARQKDMSVEIYRYRVEAQGTWECLTSAEYRDSYGLGSLGDTLYLLGGQMKLKNQFLITNCVERWSLQGGPWRSAAPLPLPLAYHSVVRMKDRLYVMGGRTPQSYRMDDEPDRLSNRLLEYDPNTNKWTELCPMKYSKYRCSAVALNGEIFVIGGIGCEGADCGQSRHCLDAVEIYNPDGDYWKDGPPLPCAQLSLHSTASNAGVVGGKIYVCGYYKGAGRHDNITKDILELDPRDNRWTVVARRALMHENYDVCLVANLNPRGLMSPPADLVTQ, encoded by the exons TGTGGTGCTGGTTGCTGAGGGCATCAGCTTCCCTTGTCACCGTGTTGTTTTAGCTGCCTTCAGCCCATACTTTCGCGTCATGTTCACGTGTGGCCTGCGTGAGTGCAACAACAGAGAAATATTCCTGCGTGACACCCCTGCAGAGAGCCTATCCCTTCTCTTGAACTACATGTACTGCTCAGATCTTCCTCTCACTAATGCAAATGTACAAGGCATCTCGATCGCAGCATTTCTCCTTCAGATGGATGAAGTTTTCACTCGCTGTCAGCTGCATATGACAGAGAATATGGATGCCTCCAACTGCCTTGGTGTCTACTACTTTGCCCGTGACCTTGGCGCAGAGGACTTGGCTGACCATGCTCAGCACTTCCTGAAGCAGCATTTTGACAAAGTCTGTCAAAATGAGGAAATCCTGGAGCTGGAGGCCCATCAACTGGGAAGACTCCTGACTTCTGATGACTTAAATGTTTCACAAGAAGAGACTATCCTGGATGTGGTTCTTCGCTGGGCCAAGCACAGTACTCTGAGTGACAGAGAGGTCCGGTTTCTGCATCTTCCAGAGCTTCTGAGGAAGGTCCGTCTGCCACTGATCAACCCTGACTATTTACGAGAGGCGATGAAGAGGAATACGGCCCTGCTGTCTAATGCTGAATGTCTGGAGATTCTCAATGAAGCGTTGGGGGCTGCAGGGATGCATCCCACAGCTGCAGCACGCAAACTAAAGCTGCGGTACGGCATGGAGACCACGGATCTGCTACTCTGTGTAGGCAATGACAGTGATGGGATTAGGTCAAGATATGGAAACTATTCTGAGCGCAGCTTTTGCTACGCTCCGTCCACAGGTCGAACCTACTACATCACTTCACCTCGCTATGCAGAGGCTTTGGGTTATGTGTGTGCTGGGGTTGTAACTGAAAGAAATGACATAATAGTAGCAGGAGAATCAAGTGCACGCAAAATAGCCCGTCAGAAGGACATGAGTGTTGAGATCTACAG GTACCGAGTGGAGGCCCAAGGAACCTGGGAGTGCCTGACATCAGCAGAGTACCGTGATTCGTACGGTTTGGGATCTCTGGGCGACACGTTGTACCTCTTGGGTGGGCAGATGAAGTTGAAGAACCAGTTTCTCATAACTAACTGTGTGGAGCGATGGTCTCTGCAGGGTGGACCCTGGCGCAGTGCAGCACCCTTGCCTCTGCCTTTGGCCTATCACAGCGTGGTCAGAATGAAAGATCGACTTTATGTGATGGGTGGTCGAACACCACAG TCATACCGGATGGATGACGAGCCTGACCGTCTTAGTAATCGCCTCCTGGAGTATGATCCAAATACAAATAAGTGGACAGAGTTATGTCCCATGAAGTACTCAAAGTACCGCTGTAGTGCTGTCGCACTCAATGGGGAAATCTTTGTGATTG GTGGTATTGGATGTGAGGGAGCGGACTGTGGGCAATCTCGACACTGCCTTGATGCTGTAGAGATCTACAACCCAGATGGAGATTACTGGAAGGATGGTCCTCCACTCCCATGTGCACAACTCTCACTGCACTCCACCGCCTCTAATGCAGGAGTGGTGGGAGGCAAGATTTATGTGTGTGGATACTACAAAGGAGCAG GTCGTCACGATAATATAACAAAGGACATTTTGGAATTGGATCCACGGGATAACCGGTGGACAGTGGTTGCTCGACGCGCTCTGATGCATGAGAACTATGACGTCTGCTTGGTGGCAAATCTTAACCCAAGAGGACTCATGTCCCCACCTGCAGATTTAGTTACACAGTGA